In Saccharothrix violaceirubra, the following are encoded in one genomic region:
- a CDS encoding homoserine dehydrogenase produces MPGHKQHGPIRVALLGCGTVGTEVVRLLTEQADDLTARVGAPIELAGIAVRKPNKHREVPADLLTTDAEALVASDVDVVIEVIGGIEPTRTLLRKALEGGKSVVTANKALLAEHSAELFEAADASGADLYFEAAVAGAIPLLRPLRESLAGDRITRVMGIVNGTTNFILSGMTSTGSSYAETLEEATRLGYAEADPTADVDGYDAASKAAILASLAFHSRVTASDVHREGIASVSAADIAAAKGLGRVVKLLAICERVEVDGTESIAVRVHPAMIPVAHPLASVNGAFNAVFVEADAAGEMMFYGQGAGGAPTASAVLGDLVAAARNRVGGGHGPRESAYAALPVRPMGQTPTRYHISLDVADRPGVLSQVAAVFAEHDVSIAAVRQEGRVDDAGLVVVTHAATDAALRSTVDKISGLPVVREVVSVMRVEGEET; encoded by the coding sequence GTGCCCGGCCACAAACAGCACGGTCCGATCAGGGTCGCCCTGCTCGGGTGCGGGACGGTCGGCACGGAGGTGGTGCGGCTGCTCACCGAGCAGGCCGACGACCTCACGGCGCGCGTCGGCGCGCCGATCGAGCTGGCCGGCATCGCCGTCCGCAAGCCGAACAAGCACCGCGAGGTGCCCGCGGACCTGCTCACCACCGACGCCGAGGCGCTGGTCGCCTCGGACGTCGACGTGGTGATCGAGGTCATCGGTGGCATCGAGCCCACGCGCACGCTGCTGCGCAAGGCGCTCGAGGGCGGCAAGTCCGTGGTGACCGCGAACAAGGCGCTGCTCGCCGAGCACTCGGCCGAGTTGTTCGAGGCGGCCGACGCCTCGGGCGCCGACCTGTACTTCGAGGCCGCCGTCGCGGGGGCGATCCCGCTGCTGCGGCCGTTGCGCGAGTCCCTCGCCGGTGACCGGATCACCCGCGTGATGGGCATCGTGAACGGCACGACCAACTTCATCCTCTCGGGCATGACCTCGACCGGGTCGAGCTACGCCGAGACGCTCGAAGAGGCGACCCGGCTCGGGTACGCCGAGGCCGACCCGACCGCGGACGTGGACGGCTACGACGCCGCGTCCAAGGCCGCGATCCTGGCGTCGCTGGCGTTCCACAGCCGGGTCACCGCCTCCGACGTGCACCGCGAGGGCATCGCGTCGGTCAGCGCGGCCGACATCGCCGCCGCCAAGGGCCTGGGGCGCGTGGTCAAGCTGCTCGCGATCTGCGAACGCGTCGAGGTCGACGGCACGGAGAGCATCGCGGTGCGCGTGCACCCGGCGATGATCCCGGTCGCGCACCCGCTGGCGAGCGTGAACGGCGCGTTCAACGCCGTGTTCGTCGAGGCCGACGCGGCGGGCGAGATGATGTTCTACGGCCAGGGCGCCGGCGGTGCCCCGACCGCGAGCGCGGTGCTGGGCGACCTGGTCGCCGCCGCGCGCAACCGGGTGGGCGGCGGGCACGGCCCGCGCGAGTCGGCGTACGCGGCGCTGCCCGTGCGGCCGATGGGCCAGACTCCGACGCGGTACCACATCAGCCTCGACGTGGCCGACCGGCCGGGTGTGCTGTCGCAGGTGGCGGCGGTGTTCGCGGAACACGACGTGAGCATCGCGGCCGTGCGCCAGGAGGGACGGGTCGACGACGCCGGACTGGTGGTCGTCACCCACGCCGCGACGGACGCGGCACTGCGGTCGACCGTGGACAAAATCAGCGGACTGCCGGTGGTTCGGGAAGTGGTCAGCGTGATGCGTGTGGAAGGCGAAGAGACATGA
- the lysA gene encoding diaminopimelate decarboxylase, which yields MRAHPAGPRHADVLVPANTAGTRPSTPDALDDLHPRVWPRNAARGEDGVVRLAGVDVRDLAERHGTPLFVLDEADFRSRCRDHAEAFGDPTRVHYASKAFLSVAVARFVAEEGLSIDVCSGGELAIALRADFPPERIALHGNNKSVAELTRAVEAGVGVVVLDSFHEIARLDQITREHGRVQQVMIRVTVGVEAHTHEFIATAHEDQKFGFSLSSGDAAEAARRVLKAEGLKLIGLHSHIGSQIFDASGFEVAARRVVGLVAQLRDEHGDDVLSDLSTVDLGGGLGIAYTPDDDPPPPAELARQLANIVAKECEHNDLPTPHIAVEPGRAIVGPGTVTLYEVGTIKDVQLDAGAIRRYVSVDGGMSDNIRTALYDAVYDCKLVSRAAGPDANAVLCRVVGKHCESGDVVVRDCWLPDDLAPGDLLAVAATGAYCYSMASGYNRLPRPALVAVADGQDRTLLRRETEEDLFRLEV from the coding sequence ATGCGCGCGCACCCGGCCGGTCCCCGGCACGCCGACGTCCTGGTGCCCGCCAACACGGCGGGCACCCGTCCGTCCACTCCGGACGCGCTCGACGACCTGCACCCGCGTGTGTGGCCGCGCAACGCCGCACGCGGCGAGGACGGCGTGGTCCGGCTCGCCGGCGTCGACGTGCGCGACCTCGCCGAGCGGCACGGCACCCCGCTGTTCGTCCTCGACGAGGCCGACTTCCGGTCCCGCTGCCGCGACCACGCCGAGGCGTTCGGCGACCCGACCCGCGTGCACTACGCCTCCAAGGCGTTCCTGTCCGTCGCGGTCGCCCGGTTCGTCGCGGAAGAGGGCCTGAGCATCGACGTGTGCAGCGGCGGCGAACTGGCCATCGCGCTGCGCGCCGACTTCCCGCCCGAGCGGATCGCCTTGCACGGCAACAACAAGTCCGTCGCCGAGCTGACCCGTGCGGTCGAGGCCGGTGTCGGCGTGGTCGTGCTCGACTCGTTCCACGAGATCGCCCGGCTCGACCAGATCACCCGCGAGCACGGCCGCGTCCAGCAGGTCATGATCCGCGTGACGGTCGGCGTCGAGGCGCACACCCACGAGTTCATCGCCACCGCGCACGAGGACCAGAAGTTCGGCTTCTCGCTGTCCTCCGGCGACGCCGCCGAGGCCGCGCGCCGCGTGCTCAAGGCCGAGGGCCTCAAGCTGATCGGCCTGCACAGCCACATCGGCTCGCAGATCTTCGACGCCAGCGGCTTCGAGGTCGCCGCGCGCCGCGTCGTCGGCCTGGTCGCCCAGTTGCGCGACGAGCACGGTGACGACGTGCTGTCCGACCTGTCCACCGTCGACCTCGGCGGCGGCCTGGGCATCGCCTACACGCCCGACGACGACCCGCCGCCGCCCGCCGAACTCGCCCGGCAGCTCGCGAACATCGTCGCGAAGGAGTGCGAGCACAACGACCTGCCGACGCCGCACATCGCCGTCGAACCCGGACGGGCGATCGTCGGACCCGGCACGGTGACCCTCTACGAGGTGGGCACCATCAAGGACGTGCAGCTCGACGCCGGCGCGATCCGCCGGTACGTCAGCGTGGACGGCGGGATGAGCGACAACATCCGCACCGCCCTCTACGACGCGGTCTACGACTGCAAGCTGGTGTCGCGCGCGGCCGGACCGGACGCCAACGCCGTCCTGTGCCGGGTCGTGGGCAAGCACTGCGAGTCCGGCGACGTGGTCGTCCGCGACTGCTGGCTGCCCGACGACCTCGCGCCCGGCGACCTGCTCGCGGTGGCGGCGACCGGCGCGTACTGCTACTCGATGGCCAGCGGCTACAACCGCCTGCCCCGGCCCGCGCTCGTCGCGGTCGCCGACGGGCAGGACCGGACGCTGCTGCGCCGCGAGACCGAGGAAGACCTGTTCCGCCTGGAGGTGTGA
- a CDS encoding DUF3105 domain-containing protein has protein sequence MTSGKKTKAARSSVAAARSSVVASKPKPWGTIVAVIAVLALAGGVFGYAITQLNEKSDREAALAKWNPTEENKDPSDQIQGVVKKTYEAGKHVQPTQRVGYDLSPPYGGPHDSTWANCMGVVYAKPVRTENMVHSLEHGAVWIAYNPDQVTGEALDKLKKKVEGRQFSMLSPYPGLDKPISLQSWGHQLKVDSVDDERIDQFVQSLLRNQYQYPEIGAACDSSTFDTENPPPFVAEKPGADAIPMEGGEKDATEAGGEMTGTVAPTAAPTAGTGAPATQGSAAPTTQPSS, from the coding sequence ATGACCAGCGGCAAGAAGACGAAGGCGGCGCGGTCCAGCGTGGCTGCGGCCCGTTCCTCGGTGGTGGCGAGCAAACCGAAGCCGTGGGGGACGATCGTCGCCGTGATCGCCGTCCTCGCGCTCGCGGGTGGTGTGTTCGGCTACGCGATCACGCAGCTCAACGAGAAGAGCGACCGCGAGGCCGCGCTGGCCAAATGGAACCCGACCGAGGAGAACAAGGACCCCTCGGACCAGATCCAGGGCGTGGTCAAGAAGACCTACGAGGCCGGCAAGCACGTGCAGCCGACCCAGCGCGTGGGCTACGACCTGTCGCCGCCCTACGGCGGCCCGCACGACTCCACGTGGGCCAACTGCATGGGCGTCGTCTACGCGAAGCCGGTGCGCACCGAGAACATGGTCCACTCGCTGGAGCACGGTGCCGTGTGGATCGCCTACAACCCCGACCAGGTGACGGGTGAGGCGCTCGACAAGCTGAAGAAGAAGGTCGAGGGCCGGCAGTTCTCCATGCTGTCGCCGTACCCGGGCCTGGACAAGCCGATCTCGCTGCAGTCGTGGGGCCACCAGCTCAAGGTCGACTCGGTCGACGACGAGCGCATCGACCAGTTCGTGCAGTCGCTGCTGCGCAACCAGTACCAGTACCCGGAGATCGGCGCGGCGTGCGACTCCAGCACGTTCGACACCGAGAACCCGCCGCCGTTCGTGGCCGAGAAGCCGGGCGCCGACGCCATCCCGATGGAGGGCGGCGAGAAGGACGCGACCGAGGCCGGTGGCGAGATGACCGGCACGGTCGCCCCCACCGCAGCCCCCACTGCGGGCACCGGGGCGCCGGCCACCCAGGGTTCCGCCGCGCCGACGACGCAGCCGAGCAGCTGA
- the argS gene encoding arginine--tRNA ligase, which yields MTPAALAQLVRATAVDVLSTRGLDPAALPEAVTIERPRNPEHGDYATNLALQTAKKLGVAPRDLAGWLAEALTGTDSIASVDVAGPGFLNLRLAADAQGEIVRDVLRAGEAYGRGGKYAGVKVNLEFVSANPTGPVHLGGTRWAAVGDALGRVLTANGAEVTREYYFNDAGAQIDRFVRSLIAAAKGEPAPEDGYAGAYIGDIAAEVLRREPGALSAPDSHEVFRSIGVNLMFDEIKRDMHDFGTDFDVYFHEDSLHRSGAVAKAVEELKTSGSLYFANGAWWLRSTEYGDDKDRVVIKSDGAPAYIAGDIAYFLDKRSRGFDLCIYMLGADHHGYVARLKAAAAAVGDDPDTVEVLIGQLVNLVSDGKPVRMSKRAGTVVTMQDLVEAVGVDASRFALSRSSADASLDIDLDLLRKHSNDNPVYYVQYAHSRICSVLRNAADLGVVPNDRFDLLTHDREGDLIRTLGEYPRVVETAGELREPHRIARYLEELAGTFHRHYDTPELRVTPRGDEQPTEEQGARHQLYVAARQVFRNGLALLGVTAPERM from the coding sequence GTGACTCCCGCAGCACTCGCTCAACTCGTCCGTGCGACGGCCGTGGACGTGCTGTCCACCCGCGGCCTCGACCCCGCCGCCCTCCCCGAGGCGGTCACGATCGAGCGACCGCGCAACCCCGAGCACGGCGACTACGCCACCAACCTGGCCCTCCAGACCGCGAAGAAGCTCGGTGTCGCGCCCCGTGACCTGGCCGGCTGGCTCGCCGAGGCGCTCACCGGAACCGACTCGATCGCGTCGGTCGACGTGGCGGGTCCGGGCTTTCTGAACCTGCGCCTGGCCGCCGACGCGCAGGGCGAGATCGTGCGCGACGTGCTGCGCGCGGGCGAGGCGTACGGCCGCGGCGGCAAGTACGCGGGTGTGAAGGTCAACCTGGAGTTCGTGTCCGCGAACCCGACCGGCCCGGTCCACCTGGGCGGCACGCGGTGGGCGGCGGTCGGCGACGCGCTGGGGCGCGTGCTGACCGCGAACGGCGCCGAGGTGACCCGTGAGTACTACTTCAACGACGCCGGCGCGCAGATCGACCGGTTCGTGCGGTCCCTGATCGCCGCCGCCAAGGGCGAACCCGCCCCCGAGGACGGCTACGCGGGCGCCTACATCGGCGACATCGCCGCCGAGGTGCTGCGCCGCGAGCCGGGCGCGCTGTCCGCGCCGGACAGCCATGAGGTCTTCCGCTCGATCGGCGTGAACCTGATGTTCGACGAGATCAAGCGGGACATGCACGACTTCGGCACCGACTTCGACGTGTACTTCCACGAGGACTCGCTGCACCGCTCCGGCGCCGTGGCCAAGGCCGTGGAGGAACTGAAGACCTCGGGCTCGCTCTACTTCGCCAACGGCGCGTGGTGGCTGCGGTCCACCGAGTACGGCGACGACAAGGACCGCGTCGTCATCAAGAGCGACGGTGCGCCCGCGTACATCGCCGGCGACATCGCCTACTTCCTGGACAAGCGGTCGCGCGGCTTCGACCTGTGCATCTACATGCTGGGTGCGGACCACCACGGCTACGTGGCCCGGCTCAAGGCCGCCGCGGCGGCGGTGGGCGACGACCCGGACACGGTCGAGGTCCTGATCGGCCAGCTCGTCAACCTCGTCAGCGACGGCAAGCCCGTGCGGATGAGCAAGCGGGCCGGCACGGTCGTCACCATGCAGGACCTGGTGGAGGCCGTCGGCGTGGACGCGTCGCGGTTCGCGCTGTCCCGATCGTCCGCCGACGCGTCGCTGGACATCGACCTCGACCTGCTGCGCAAGCACAGCAACGACAACCCGGTCTACTACGTGCAGTACGCGCACTCGCGCATCTGCTCGGTGCTGCGCAACGCCGCCGACCTGGGCGTCGTGCCCAACGACCGGTTCGACCTGCTCACCCACGACCGCGAGGGCGACCTCATCCGCACGCTGGGCGAGTACCCGCGCGTCGTCGAGACCGCCGGCGAACTGCGCGAACCGCACCGGATCGCGCGGTACCTCGAAGAACTCGCGGGCACGTTCCACCGGCACTACGACACCCCGGAACTGCGCGTGACGCCGCGTGGCGACGAGCAGCCGACCGAGGAGCAGGGTGCCCGGCACCAGCTCTACGTCGCGGCCCGCCAGGTGTTCCGCAACGGTCTGGCCCTGCTGGGCGTGACCGCGCCGGAGCGCATGTGA